One Aquarana catesbeiana isolate 2022-GZ linkage group LG04, ASM4218655v1, whole genome shotgun sequence genomic region harbors:
- the P2RY12 gene encoding P2Y purinoceptor 12 translates to MEYSGFGELIIEFKLHNVTNLAKNLNCSRDNRINQVLFPVLYSFLFIAGTIMNGLAIVVFFQLPSKSNFIIFLKNSVISDSLMIMTFPFKILGDAGLGLWTLKGFACRFTSVVFYFTMYISIIFLGLITIDRYKKTARPFNNSCTTNPRSAKILSAAIWIIMFTLSLPNMILTNKAMTQKNVRNCINLKSDFGRIWHETVSFICQIIFWVTFAVIVVCYLLITRKLFQSFKRTRREPCKSRKRVNVKVFIIIGIFFVCFVPYHFARIPYTISQTRDVFMCSAQNTLFYVKESTLFFSSLNACLDPFIYFFLCRSFRNSLNTILKKRQACLSLSTRVKASRQYDINKAETRI, encoded by the exons ATGGAATATTCAG GATTCGGAGAACTCATAATAGAATTTAAACTACACAACGTTACAAATTTAGCTAAGAATTTGAATTGCTCTAGAGACAACCGTATCAACCAAGTCCTTTTTCCTGTTCTTTATTCATTTCTCTTCATTGCTGGGACAATAATGAATGGTTTGGCAATTGTTGTGTTTTTTCAGTTACCAAGCAAATCAAACTTCATCATTTTTCTAAAGAACTCTGTGATTTCTGACTCTCTGATGATTATGACATTCCCATTCAAGATTCTTGGTGATGCTGGACTTGGGCTCTGGACTTTAAAGGGGTTTGCTTGTCGCTTTACCTCAGTGGTGTTCTACTTTACAATGTACATCAGCATCATTTTCCTTGGTCTAATAACTATAGATCGATATAAAAAAACTGCAAGACCATTCAATAACTCTTGTACAACAAACCCACGTTCTGCCAAGATCTTGTCAGCTGCAATATGGATAATAATGTTTACTCTCTCATTACCGAATATGATTTTAACCAACAAGGCAATGACACAAAAAAACGTGAGGAACTGTATAAACCTCAAGTCTGATTTTGGCCGGATTTGGCATGAAACTGTGAGCTTCATATGTCAGATTATTTTCTGGGTTACTTTTGCTGTCATAGTGGTGTGTTACCTTCTTATAACCAGAAAGCTTTTTCAGTCCTTTAAAAGAACACGAAGGGAACCATGCAAATCCAGAAAAAGAGTGAAtgtaaaagtttttattattattggtataTTCTTTGTGTGTTTTGTCCCGTATCACTTTGCTCGGATCCCATACACGATAAGTCAGACACGGGATGTGTTCATGTGTTCAGCACAGAATACTCTCTTCTACGTTAAAGAGAGTACattattcttttcttctttaaatgCATGTCTGGACCCTTTCATCTACTTCTTTCTCTGCAGGTCATTCCGAAATTCACTTAATACTATTTTGAAGAAGAGGCAGGCCTGTCTCTCTTTATCTACAAGGGTTAAAGCATCACGGCAATATGATATAAACAAAGCAGAAACTAGAATTTAG